From Shewanella acanthi:
ACTATCATCTAATGTGACAGTTACGGGTAGAGATTTGGCGCTTACTTTGGTTGCAGCCAAAGGTGTTTTTGGCCCTTCACTCGCACGTGCAAAAACAAAGATAGTATCATCAGGGCTAGCATTTGCCGCAAGTTCAGGCGCAATAGAGATGGCCACGCTTACAGTTTTCACTGCTACCTTCGCCTTTTTATGTACATCATCATCGGGCATACCATTACCTTCAGATTGCATGCGTAACTTAGCGGTTTCGATAGCATTGATTAGCGCAGTGCGGTCAACATCAGTACGGTCACTGCTTAGGATCAATTGCCATGAATCAATCGCCTTTTGATAACTTGCTGTAAAGAATGCGTCCATACCTACTAATAATAGCGTTGATGGATCCTGTGGATCGAGTGCTAAAGATTGATCGATTAATGCTTGAATTTGCGGGGTCATCTGTTGATTAGCCTTGTAGTACAGGGCCGTTGCTTTTGGACCGAGCAACTCTGCATGAGTCCCCACTAATTCCATCACTTTATCGAAAGCCGCAACCGCTTTATCGAAATGGTTAGCGGATATATAAGCATGGCCTAAGCTAAACCAAGCTTGGCTGTTTTCAGGTTCTGCTTGCACTTGGGCTTCCATGGCTTGAACACGTTGCGCCATGATTTGAGCCATATCCATTCCAGCATGTGGATTTGCTGGCTGGTTTTGGGCGGTGTTACCGATATTTTCGAAAGCACCTAAGTGGTTATAGAGATAACCTGAGATGGCGATTAAGCCAACGGACATAATCGAAGGCCACAGGACACTCTTGGGTTTAATTTGATTAACAAGTGAATCATCGCCAGCTTGTTTGATATCTTGAAGTAAGCTAATTTCCAGCTCTTTTTTCAATGCATCAAATTCAGCTTGATCGAGTAACTCATCGCTAAGTTCTTTCTCTAGAGTGGCAAGACGTTCATTAAATAATTCAAGGTTCGTTTGTCGACGAACACCAGCTTCTTCAGTGCGTAACAATTTCTGCTGTCTGAAATGCGGAATCCAAATCAGCGTTAAGCTGACCAATACTACAAGCGCAATAAAAATCCAAAATGTCGTCATTGTTTCTATATTCACTTTAGTTTGAATAAAAGCGGTGTTACCGCCACCTTGGTAGCCAGATTATACGTAAAGATTAATCATTGAACAGTAATATAAGGGATTAACAAGGGGGAAAGCCGATAGTTGGGGACTGGTTCACAAATTGATTCTTTTGGTAAATTTTTGTTGAAACTTAAGGCTCAATTATCTGTCACATGCGAAACTGGCATCCAAATGTGATTGTCATTTAAGCAAAAATTGAGAATGCGACAAGTCACCCAGTTTTGTACTAAAGTGGCAGACAGGAACAATAGCAAATACTAAAATGAACAAAATTTCGTGCATTTTTTGTGAACAGCATGTTGTGCGTTGGCTTAGTTTCTTGCTAAATCAACATATTATTTGAGACTGAGGAAAACCCATGATCCCAGAACTTGGACACTTTTCACTGATTATAGGAGTCGCCTTTGCATTCCTATTAGTTAGTGTTCCCCTGATCGGTGTGGCCCGTAAAGACCAATATTTAGTGAGGTATGCTTGGCCGTTAGCCTATGGAATGTTTTTCTTTATTACTTTGTCAGTGGTTTCCCTCGGTTATAGTTTTGCCGTTGATGATTTCTCTGTCGCCTATGTTGCCCATCACTCCAATTCTCAATTACCTATCTTCTTCAAGATTGCTGCCGTATGGGGTGGTCATGAGGGATCATTGTTATTCTGGGTATTCGCATTATCAACTTGGGCGGCATCAGTGGCGCTCTTTAGTAAGGGGCTCGAAGAGGTCTTTACTGCCCGCGTGTTAGCGGTTCTCGGTTTGATTGTGATTGGCTTCAGCCTATTTATGTTGCTGACCTCTAGTCCGTTTGAACGGTTGTTCCCGATGCCTGCAGAAGGCCGTGACCTGAACCCAATGCTGCAGGATGTGGGTTTAATCTTCCATCCGCCAATGCTGTATTTAGGTTATGTAGGCTTTTCTGTGAGCTTTGCTTTCGCAATTGCGGCATTAATGAGTGGCCATTTAGATTCGGCTTGGGCTCGTTGGTCACGTCCTTGGACTTTAGCTGCATGGGTATTCTTAACCGGTGGTATTGCGCTAGGTTCTTGGTGGGCTTACTACGAATTAGGTTGGGGTGGCTGGTGGTTCTGGGATCCAGTTGAAAATGCTTCTTTCATGCCTTGGTTAGTGGGTACGGCCTTAGTGCATTCTCTTATCGTAACAGAGAAGCGAGGTGCTTTCCGTAACTGGACTGTTCTGCTGTCAATCTTCGCCTTCTCGTTAAGTTTATTAGGTACCTTTATTGTACGTTCTGGCGTATTGACCTCAGTGCATTCATTCGCGGCGGATCCAAGTCGCGGTATGTTCATTTTGTTATTGCTCGGCCTTGCGATTGGCGGATCACTCACGCTATTTGCTTTCCGCGCTAGTGAGATGAGTAGCCCTGCACGTTTCGAGCTTAAATCAAAAGAAACGATGCTGTTAGTCTGTAACGTATTGCTGACTGTAGCAGCGGGCACTGTGCTCTTAGGTACACTCTATCCTTTACTCATCGATGCTTTAGGTATGGGTAAGATCTCTGTTGGACCTCCATACTTCAACGCGGTATTCGTACCTATCGTATTAGTGCTGTTTGGCTTTATGGGGATTGGCCCAATCATCCGCTGGAAAAAATCTAAGGCGGGTGAGTTAAAACGTCAGTTGATGATTCCTGCGATTGCGTCATTGGCTATTGGTATTGTTACACCGTTCTTAGTCGATGGTGTATTCAATGCTTGGGTTGCCTTTGGTATCGCAGCTGCAGCTTGGATTGTGCTAGCAACAGCGCGTGCAGCTTACAATATTGTTAAGCCTAAGGATGGCGAGCTCAGTATTGCCCGTATGGGACGCAGTCAGTTAGGTATGATTATCGCTCACTTAGGTATCGCCGTGTCTGTTGTTGGTGCGACTATGGTGTCAAATTATTCTGTCGAGAAAAGTGTGCGTATGGGTCCTGGCATTAGCCAAGAGTTAGCTGGTTACACCTTCAAGTATCTCGAGACTAAAAACGTAGTAGGTCCTAACTACACTGCGCAGCAAGGTCAAATTGAAATATACAAAGGTGAGGAGTTCTTAACTTTACTGAAGCCCGATCGTCGTCAATACAACGTGCGTACCATGGATATGACTGAAGCGGGTATCGACTGGGGGCTGTTCCGCGATCTGTATGTCACTATGGGCGACCCAATCAGTAACACCGAGTTTGCAGTTCGTTTGAACTATAAACCTTTCGTGCGTTGGTTATGGTTTGGTGCGATTTTCATGATGATCGGTGGTTTCTTTGCGGCATCAGACAAGCGCTACCGCGCCAAAGCCGCGGTAACGGTTACACCGCAGGCTGAAAAAGCAAAATTAGCAACTGCATAAAAGTTGGGGAATGTATGAAGAAGTTGGTTCTGTTTATCCCATTGGTGATTTTTCTTGTCATGGGGGTATTTTTATACAAAGGACTGTTTTTAAATCCACAGAAACTGGATTCAGCTCTTGAAGGAAAGCCGATTCCGGCTTTCCAACTCGAACGTCTCGAATCAGCTAACGAGATGATCACCAATGAGCAGCTGAAAGGTAAGGTGTCGTTACTTAATGTTTGGGCAACATGGTGCCCATCGTGTAAGTACGAACATCCTTTTCTTGTGATGCTTAAGCGTCAAAACATTTTGCCTATCTACGGAATCAACTACCGTGATGAGCGTGTCCCTGCTTTAGAGGAGCTTAAACGTCAGGGCGATCCATACCACATCAATATCTTCGATAAAGATGGCCGTTTAGGGTTAGACCTCGGTGTATACGGTGCACCTGAAAGCTTTATTGTGGATCACAAAGGTATTATTCGTTATCGCTATGCTGGACCTATCGATCAACGTATATGGTCTGAAACCCTCTATCCAATGATTAAGCAACTACAAGACGAAGCGGCGAAGGACGGAGCAGCATGAGTAAGTTAGTAAAAATAATTGCAGGGTTAGTGTTGTTATGCAGCATGGTTACTGCTGCTATGGCCACACCAGTTGATACCTATGAGTTTAAGTCAGTGGAGAATCAAAAGCGTGGTTTAGCGCTGGCAAACGAACTGCGTTGTCCTCAGTGTCAAAACCAAAACCTTATTGATTCTAATTCTCCCGTAGCCCGAGATTTGCGTCTTGAAGTGTTCAAGATGGTAGATGAAGGTAAGAATGATGATGAGATCATCGAGTTTATGACCAGTCGCTATGGAGAGTTCGTTCTTTATAAGCCAAAAATGGAGAGCAAGA
This genomic window contains:
- a CDS encoding heme lyase CcmF/NrfE family subunit; the encoded protein is MIPELGHFSLIIGVAFAFLLVSVPLIGVARKDQYLVRYAWPLAYGMFFFITLSVVSLGYSFAVDDFSVAYVAHHSNSQLPIFFKIAAVWGGHEGSLLFWVFALSTWAASVALFSKGLEEVFTARVLAVLGLIVIGFSLFMLLTSSPFERLFPMPAEGRDLNPMLQDVGLIFHPPMLYLGYVGFSVSFAFAIAALMSGHLDSAWARWSRPWTLAAWVFLTGGIALGSWWAYYELGWGGWWFWDPVENASFMPWLVGTALVHSLIVTEKRGAFRNWTVLLSIFAFSLSLLGTFIVRSGVLTSVHSFAADPSRGMFILLLLGLAIGGSLTLFAFRASEMSSPARFELKSKETMLLVCNVLLTVAAGTVLLGTLYPLLIDALGMGKISVGPPYFNAVFVPIVLVLFGFMGIGPIIRWKKSKAGELKRQLMIPAIASLAIGIVTPFLVDGVFNAWVAFGIAAAAWIVLATARAAYNIVKPKDGELSIARMGRSQLGMIIAHLGIAVSVVGATMVSNYSVEKSVRMGPGISQELAGYTFKYLETKNVVGPNYTAQQGQIEIYKGEEFLTLLKPDRRQYNVRTMDMTEAGIDWGLFRDLYVTMGDPISNTEFAVRLNYKPFVRWLWFGAIFMMIGGFFAASDKRYRAKAAVTVTPQAEKAKLATA
- the nrfF gene encoding heme lyase NrfEFG subunit NrfF, whose product is MSKLVKIIAGLVLLCSMVTAAMATPVDTYEFKSVENQKRGLALANELRCPQCQNQNLIDSNSPVARDLRLEVFKMVDEGKNDDEIIEFMTSRYGEFVLYKPKMESKTYILWLGPVALLLFGLLIGFVFVRKQRINGNSAAELSAEDQQALDALLKRDTK
- the ccmI gene encoding c-type cytochrome biogenesis protein CcmI, encoding MTTFWIFIALVVLVSLTLIWIPHFRQQKLLRTEEAGVRRQTNLELFNERLATLEKELSDELLDQAEFDALKKELEISLLQDIKQAGDDSLVNQIKPKSVLWPSIMSVGLIAISGYLYNHLGAFENIGNTAQNQPANPHAGMDMAQIMAQRVQAMEAQVQAEPENSQAWFSLGHAYISANHFDKAVAAFDKVMELVGTHAELLGPKATALYYKANQQMTPQIQALIDQSLALDPQDPSTLLLVGMDAFFTASYQKAIDSWQLILSSDRTDVDRTALINAIETAKLRMQSEGNGMPDDDVHKKAKVAVKTVSVAISIAPELAANASPDDTIFVFARASEGPKTPLAATKVSAKSLPVTVTLDDSTGMGGDMKLSQTASVEVIAVLSKHGSIKPQTGDLQGKISKMNLGETANLVLDTQVQ
- a CDS encoding DsbE family thiol:disulfide interchange protein — its product is MKKLVLFIPLVIFLVMGVFLYKGLFLNPQKLDSALEGKPIPAFQLERLESANEMITNEQLKGKVSLLNVWATWCPSCKYEHPFLVMLKRQNILPIYGINYRDERVPALEELKRQGDPYHINIFDKDGRLGLDLGVYGAPESFIVDHKGIIRYRYAGPIDQRIWSETLYPMIKQLQDEAAKDGAA